In Podospora pseudopauciseta strain CBS 411.78 chromosome 2 map unlocalized CBS411.78m_2, whole genome shotgun sequence, the genomic stretch CCCCCGTCTCTTCAGCGCTGTTTCAGCCTTGCCTTGTCAATCTCCAATCGACTTTCATGCCTTCAGTTTGAAGTCTCAGTCTCTGAGAGCCAATTGAAGCTGTCTTTGATCCCTTTGACGCCCTGACGATCAGAAGCCAACCAACTACTCGGCGGGTTTCGATTGACTTTTGGTTGACTAACAGGGTTTATTTTTAGGCCAAATGACACCACCTATGACAATGACGCTGCGAAACACCGTCACCGTGCTTGGACAGTCATGGAAGCTAGAGAAAACCAAATGCTCAGTGATGGAGTCATTGGGCATGCGGCTGCAGTTCGCTTTTTGTCCTCCACCAATGCTCTTTGATTCACTTTCCCTCTTTGAAGTCCAACATTTTCCCAGTTTCCCAACTTCAAAACAACCCACACTTGGCGCCAACCACAAGCCATTcaaaacctccccttcccatttCGCTTCCGTCGATCTCACATTCTCATCCAAACCGATGGGTCATCTGTCTTCAATGCGACAACTCCACAAAATACATGGTGACGTTTCAATGCACTTGGTGTCTTTGAAAAACAGTGGGAGCGGAAAAGCCAAGACGTCTCCGCCTCTCCGCCTCCGTTTCCCGTCCCAAAGTGTCAACCCCGTAACCATGTGACCCTCCTCTCCGACTCCGTACATACTTTTCGGATGCCGAGCCGAGCGTTCGGAGGACCCGTCAAATATACCCAGTGCCCAGTGATACTGATGTAAACAATGGCGAGGCCCCTTAAACCAAAATATAatacccccctttccatACCTGGCCTAGCCATTGACGTTTAAGGGgccatcttcatccatcGCTGACTGCTCTCAAATACACCACATGAGTTGGTCGACAGCGCCTAGGGAACATCGCTCACTCGGGCACTATTTCCCAGGGCAAGAGATGCTGGCGAGCTACATGAAAGAAGCCATCGGTGTACTCTACATTCGGTTATGACCTCCAATACTTCCCAGCTACCACATGGCAAAACAAGTGGTAAAATTGGGAGTAATTTCAAGGCCGTGATGTGAACTTTGATGAAAACTTCCAGCTAGCCCCCACACGCTGCAGGCCTAGGTATATAACATGGGTGAACATGACTATGATGGCGATACAAGCTTGCATAGGATTAAAAATGTCCAATAAGAAGAACCGCCTGCTTGTTCATGTGATCTAATCAGCAAGGGCAATACAGCAAACCTGCCAGGTCAAACTTCTAAAAGAAGACCTCACACCAAAAGAAGGCTAAATAGCATGCATAGGGTATGTAAGAATGCATACAGGCTCTGTTCCAACCGGTCAATGTCCCATCTCAAAACGCCAATTACAACAACATAAGAATTTCCAGTCCCATCCAAATTTCCAGTAAtcaccctctcaaccccctttACACAGTCCCACTGATGCTCAGTTCTCTTATCTCCTGTAGCACCTGTTCGACTCTGCTATCCAAGTGGCCCTCGGCGTACTGATCTCTAGTGTCCGCATCTAGGTACTGCTGCACCTGAGCCATTCTGCTGTAAGCCTCTGCGCAAAACCGCAATTGGATCTTGACAAGTGCCTCGAATGATGGATCAAGGTAAGGAACGCGTAGATCGATGAGCTGTGGCAGCTCTGTGCACAATTGTTCGTTGAGCTGTTCGTATGCTGCCTTGGCCAtgtccatctccttctccgctCTTGGGAGCTTGGTAACATCCTTGTCGGGCTTTTCGACCAGCTTCTTAACCTTGGCACGTAGTGCGTCGTAGTCGAGGAGTTTGTGGCTGCGTTTCTTGATACCTAAATTACCCGTGTCAGAAGGTCTCGGATCCGGGGGCAGGGAGTAGGAACATACACTCATTCACATCGGGAAAGTAGGCGCAAAATCTCGAGATGGGCTCTAGCACTGTCGTCCGATATGGCCCGTCGAGCGCCTTGATCGTTTCGGCATCCAAATCCTCTACTGCTTGCTTGTAGCTCCTGCTCACGCCGTCCTTAGCGCCGGCTTCGCCGTAGAAGGCATCGATTGTCTCGGCAATACGCATTTGTGAGGCCGTCATCGCTGTTATCTGTTAGTACATTACCGCTTCGACCTGTCCCTTCTGGCACCGTGTCCTCATACCTCGCAGAGAATCGAGGTATCCCTTTGCCTCCTTCTGTAACCGCAGCGATGCCGCCTCCATGGTTCTGAAACGTCTATCCAAAATATCAGTTTCCTGTTCCAGCCTCTTTCAACCAGCGATTGCGTGGCACCATATCCGTACCTTTCTTCAACTTCATAATCCCGGTCATTTGTCTTCTCGACATGGCCTGATCAAACCAAGAACAGTCAGCATTTTGGAAGCAGAAGAACATTCGTCTTCGGGGCGGTAGAGTATAGTGTAGTGGCTGGCATCGTTGGGGGCGAGGCCATGGAAGTGGTGTGGCGCTGATGTTGGTGCTCTCAGTGCATTAACGAAACGGACGAACCggtcttcatcatcacctgcGTCGTAGCGCGGTTGACATTCTTCTTGAAGCCTGCAGTACAACAAAAAGGTCAGCGCAAAATGTCTCTGGTACATCCTCAAGTTATGGTGCGGTCCACGTACCCGCCCAAGACATGATGGGCAACTGGTTGTTGACTGGTTGATTCCTGGTCTATTGCGGTTCGAAATTCAGGGGTTTTCAGGGCGTCGCTCGTTCGTCCCCTGTTCGAATAGGGCACTGCGCAGTCGTCGGTTGTATTAGTCGTCGTTGTTGAATGAAGCGATATTCAAGGCAAAGCTAATTGACTGACAACCGCAGGTAGTGTCGTGGTTCAAGGCTGGCTAGGATGCTCGTTGTGGCCGGTTTGAATCTGAACCACCGAGATGGAGAGAGGTGACGAATGTTGAACTGTGGCTGAGCCCCGCTTGACTGCCTACCCAAACCCGCGTGCGTGCCGTCGTCCCGCCCCGACGACGTCAGAGCCCAGGAACAGCCACAATCCCAGCACAGATCCCCCGCCAAGTGGGCCATCTCCGAGCTTCTGGGCTGCCGCCTGTTTGCCAGCTGACAAACCAAGCCTTCCATCCTCATCTCACTTCAAGCCATCTCACTCACTCAGAACAACGGCTTTGTGTTCCAAAGTTAGAATGCCTTTGAGTCACTCGCCGCGGCGAGGAGGCTTACGGTTCATGTCAAAAATGTAGACCatagttttatttataaGATCTCGCAATAGACTCTTATGTTGCACCTTTCCTTCATTCACTCATTTTTGCATTCTATCCAAAGACCACACACCCAACAAGCAATTCCCCAACCGGCTGTTCAAAGCCCATTTAAAAAGTTTCCACCCACAGCAAAGACACTTAGAAACAACACCAAAGTCTGCCAGAGGCAGCCAACCAGCATAACGACCAAACAAAAGTCCCGCCGGTTCAAACAAAACCCCGTTCAGGATCCAGAACCAGTACCAGCAACATCCATCGAGTCACAAACACCAGAAATGTCTGTTCGGcgcatcctcgtcgtcggcctcggCAACCCCGGCGAAGCCTACCGTAACACCTACCACTCAGCCGGCCACATCGTCCTCAACGCTCTACGAAACCAGATGGCTGATACGCAGCCTTCCTTCAAGGTGGCGCGGCATGGAAAGAAGAGCACAGAAGCCTCCATCGGGCCAAAATATTCGTTTTTGCAAAGTCCCTGTGTTATGAATGTGACTGGGACATGGTTCGCAAGGGCTTACAGGGAGCACCTTATTGACAACGGGCTCAGTCCAGCTGAGTTGGGAGTTGTACTGGTGCATGATGacctggaggaggagctgggtgTAGTGAAGATTAGGGATTGGGCGCGGAGTCATAGGGGGCATAACGGCATTAAGAGCGTGAACGCCTCGTTGAAGGCTGATCCAGAAGGGAAGTGGGCTAGGGTTTCGGTCGGTATTGGGAggccggtggagagggagagggcgtcGGTTTCGGATTATGTGCTGAGCAAGATCCCAAGGCATGCTAGAGGGAtcctggaggagaagggaggtGCTGGGCTGTTGGCTGCGTTGATGGATTTGGAGAAGAAATGGGAGGCTTCATGAGGTGCATTTAAAGGGTTGAAGGTGTGAGAGAATCTGTACCGATATATTTTGTGATACCCAATTTGGAGGCAGGAGTCTACATCCTGAGTTCCTCAGTTCCTTCCTCCATTACCCAAAACCATACCAATGAAGAATAACTGCATGTGTCTCCCCATCATGCCAACATCTGGCTGCCCCATATACCCCTCTTATGGAGCGGCTGTAAAACCTTCTCGTCGTTTCGGTGTGCTGCTGCCTCTAAAAGACGCCCAACAGTAGGATCTGCACCGTTATCAAGAAGTAATtccactcccctcccatTCTCAGCCCATACAGCGACAAGCAAAAGGCGTCACAACATCCACATCAAAACCATCTCCTATGAACCAATCACGTACGGCAAACCCGATACCATCCTGGGGCGTCTGGAATATGTGATTTGGGTCAGGCACCATACTCTAAAAGGATCCGGGCCGAGTCATTATGCGACCAGTACAAAGCCCAGAACAGCGCTGTAGTGCCAAACTCGGCTTGAAGCTCGACATCGGGATCAGCGTCATGTGTCAACAGCTCACGTAAAGCTCCATATTGGTCCCTGAGGGTAGCTTGCCGCAGGGAAATTGGTTCGGTCGACTTCAGGACAGGTCTCAAAGAGGGCGCGGAGGATCTGAGGAAGTTGGGTGTTAGTCAGAGTATCCGATAGCCAACCTCAGCACCGTGGCTTGAACGTACCAACTCTAAACCCTTGTCTGCGGCTGCGTGTATGGGGTCTCTAACTGATCTAAAAATGGGAGCCTCCCCAGTGCCCCATCGGAAAAACAGCAAAGGATCGCACAAATCCTTTGAGTTGTAATGTAGCTGCAGAACAAGGCTGTGAGGTGCGGGTGGCTCATGTCTGCCAACCTATTATGGCCCCTCCAGTTGCTGGAAGCATACTGCACGAGTGGAAAAGTAGCGACTATGAGCTCGCCCTGTTCTTTGTCTTTCGGGCTAATAACAAACTGCTCGACCAACTCGGAGACTTCTGGATCCGTCATATATGTCAAGCAGGTGCGAGCAACCTCTGTATTGGCAGCTTGTCTCTCGACGTGAAACTGCGATGCCAGTGAGTCTGTTATCCTATCTGACTCGAGATATTCCTGGACCGAATAGTGAGCAATCCTCACGTTGCTGTTTTGGTCGAACTCGAGAAGGCCAGGACAGATTTTCAGGATTTCGTCATCACCCTCCAGTATCCTGTCTTTGTTGAACTGGGGATTATCTCCGAGCTGCACTGCCGTTGCATGGATGAGCTCGAGGGTTGTAAGCGGCCGTGCAGCGGTACAGAGCAGTGCCAAGACTCTCCTGGCATCTTCGGCTAAGGCTTTGTCGATATTCAGGAGTATTCGTTCGTAGGTGTCTTCCGGGTTCCGAGGGAGCGAGGCGAGCATGCTGTTGAGATAGGTCTTGCTTATTGGACAGGATTGGAGGGCTTTGAACTGGCATTCGACCCATCGAAAGCTGTGATGTATCAGTACACATCCACATGTTTTTGTTGACATTGAAGACGTCTCATGACCACCAAATAACCTGAAAAAACTCACGCCATTAGCACGAGATGCTAGAGCATCTTGAATTTCCTGTCGATAGTTTTTCCACCCTTGGAGGCGACGATTCGTTTGTAAACGAGCAGCAACGAAGGACGAGATATCCGAGTCAATGGAAGCGTTTTTCATTTTGATGTCTCCGTCTTCAGATGGTGATAGACACTCCCGAATATCTTGTTCGTCACGGCTGCTGACCAAAAGATGTAACCGAGGTTCTGACCACTCTCGTATTACTTGTACCGCATCGAGCAAATCATCTCGGTGTCTGTCTTTTGGACTCTCATCTAAGGCGTCTACAATGATGTAGACGTCCTCGAACTCCCGAATTATGGCGTTTAGAGTCTCCAAGAGTTCGTCATCGGGTGGCGTGGCGTCAACAAAACTATCCTCGAGGCGTTTGAGGTGCTCTTCCCCTGTCTTAATCTGACCAGCGAGCTGGAGGATTGCTGATCGAAGCAAAGCGGTAGCATCTTGCTTCGATCCGTCGTTGAAAGTGAAGTAGAAGTAAGCTAAGCCACTGGTGACTTTTCCGGGCgggactgctgctgccggtgTCTCTCTGCCAACTGGATAGCTGTTGAAGACAGGACCGGCTTACCACAGCCGGCAAACCCATTCAACCAGAGGAAGGAATTTGGTGTGGATAGCCAAGTGTTGAAGTCAGTTCCTTTCACAAACCAGTGACCAATTCCTGAATGACGCTTCTTACAGGCCTCATTGTAGTTGACTGACACATCGGGCGCTTTTAGGCCCGACCAGGACCGAAGTTCATGGGATACTTGAGTGTTTCGGATGTGGTTGGGTACCGCTTTCGTATCCTCTACATCATCCTCAATCTTCATTTGGCTGTCCCTCATAAGACTAACAGTGGCTTTTGTGTCTTTTATACCATCTTGAATAGTAATTTGACTACCTCTGATGAGATGAACCGCAAGTTTGGTGTCTTGTATATCATCCTGAATGGTCGTTGCGTCCTTTTGTTGGACCACTTGAAGAGCCAACGTTAGGTCGGTGCGGATGTTGTCAATGGTTTCGCCAAGTTTCTGAAGCATACCCTCTATTATTACATACACATATACGGTTAGTTAGTGGGAAATCGTGCAGGCTTAACTGCTACTTACGGTGGAAAGGGTAGGTGACCCGGCGAGCAGCAGTACGTGCGAAAGCCTCGATTTTGGACGAAGCAGTCCTCGTGAGTCGGTTTGGAGTAGGAGCTTCTGTGAGTATCTTGGACTCATTGCTCAATTCGTATATGTATTCCTCGCACTCTTGAATCGAATATTGTATAGTCTTGAGAAGTGCTAGCTCAATAGGTTGGAATTTGCGGTTTCTAAAATTTGAGTCTAAAGAGTTGAGAATCAAAAGAAGGGAATCCAGCTTGCTGATGGTACGCGAAGTGTCGATTTTCAGGTCCTTCACTGTTGTGTAATACTTGACAAGGCATTGGGTAGCTTGAATGCCCAGAGAAATGACCCCAATAATAGCACCAGCAACCTCCATGATCGTGGCTATGAGATTGGGCAGCCAGATACTTCTTACAGAACAAAAATCCATATATGTTGTACAAAAGGGAGAGATGGAGGGAGCCAAATAGGTGCCCATGTATGCCTCGCCTCAAACATCTCGCCAAGGATGCGGCCACAAACTTGACAGCGGCTAAGCGCGAGCGTAATGTCAAATATTTGTCAAGGTTCTGGGTACAGAAATGAAGGTAATCCGAGATCTAGACCTTATACTTCTTCGGCTCGAGCTCTGTAATGTCAGCGCTCCTTGCTTCACCATCCAGGATCAGTTCAGCCATCAAACACCCAGTACCGGGACCGTTCTGAATCCCCCAACATGTATGCCCGGAAGCGATCCACAACCCCTTCACGTAAGACTGCCCAATGACTGGGTCACGCTCCGTGCCAAACCTCATATGCCTTGGCAGATAGCATGCCTGTTTCGCTTTGATGGGAGCACTCCCCAAGATAGGCGAAACGGTTCCCATATATGCAGTCAAGTCATCACATTGGTCTTCGTCGCACTGCACCAAGTCTGCAGTTTCTGGAAGAGGGATCGAAGGATCTGGTTCGCCTTTTTGGTTCAGTCATGTTAGCTTCATCTTTGTGGAAACATGACTAGGATAAACGACAGAAACTCGACCCAAGAAACCTACCACAAGCATATACCTCACCAAAAGGTCTAGCATACACCTCCGGATCAACATTCCGCTTatgcttcctcttctgccCCTTTCTCGCCCGATGCTCAGGCACAAAGTCTGTTGGCAGCATAATGTCGGTAAAGACAGCATACGGCGTCACATCTACCTCATAAACCACACTATGTGCCCTCAATCCTTCAATCTTGGTTCTAGGCAGGATCTTGCCTGTCCATGGCCCCGCAGAAACAACTACATCTGTCACATTGTCCAGATCAACAACTTCGCCGCTGTTTCTGTCTTCGTACTGTAGCCCGATAACCTTTGTTTTCTCGCTGTTGTACTTGAGACGAGTGACCTTTGCGCCTATTCGGAAATCAACTCCCTTTTGTTGAGCGAGGGCGGCAATTGAGGTAGTGAAATGAAAAGGATGAACTTGTGCTGTTTCGGTTGCTCCAGGTTGACCCATCTCTTGATAGTGTTGAACAACTGTAGAGTCGAACCAGTCGAGATCTTGCGGTAGAACAGAAGGCTTGAGCAGGGTAGTGGCATCTTCGTCTTGCTTCGGGAGCTTTTGCCAGTCTGATTCTTTGTCGCCCTGGGCAGGGTCACCGGCCACTGAGCTCTGTATCGGAAGAGCATCATTGTTTTGACTGTTTGTAGCCACCCCATTTCCATTTTGCTCTCCTTTTACAGGTGACGAGGGTGTTAGGTTCGTCTTGGTtctggcgaggaggtcgTCTCGAGTAACAGTCGCTGTGATAGACCCACATCCTACTCGTCTATATCCCCAGCGCTCGGCGCCATTATGCTCCTCTGCCAACGCTTTGTGTAGTCGGTATGATAATGGAACCAGAGATTGCGGGTAGGCCCATAGCGCCAGGAGCCCACCAGCTTTTCCGGATGCGCCAGCAGCAATCGCCGTTGCTTCGAGTAGAGTGATCGTGTGAAGGTTCGGATTGAACTTGGGATGGCGTGTTAGGAAGTAGGCCGTCGTGCATCCGATAATACCGCCCCCTAGTCTATATTAGCTTACAGAGCAAACATGGGAGAATGGAATATATACCGATAATAACaatatttcttttctgttGCTCCTCCATTTCGCTTGCTAGCTTCGAGTGTcccaggaggaggggaagagcGGGGAGTATGCGCAGCGACCAGGATGATGAAATTCAAAAAGATAAAACAGTGGGAAGGAACAATTGATTGGATATGAACCGAAGATATCCGGAGTTGGTCTCTGTCTTCCGCCTCATCGATTGCGGCTCAAAGAGAGTTGCCGCTTGCAGCTCCAAGTCGCCTGGGGCCTGGGCTCGTCGTCATCAATTGGCGGTGGGCGGCCGGCACCTTTAAGCTTCCCATGTCCAACGCGGGGCAACAGCTTGGAGGGGCACCTTTGAGGTGCTGTCTCTGAGACATGATAAGGACAATACTGCACCACGATTTGAAAATCTTCagttaaaatatagctttgGAAATCGAGTTGATATATATGTGAGCCCATCAGCTGCCATCACCGCTTATAACACCAGCGAACTTCATCTCAACATTCTCTGTGCCCAGTGACGTaccagccagcagccaaccCCGCGTTGCTCTGCCCCACAAGTCACAGACTCTTGGTATCCTTCTTCAGGGACACCCGAAACACAAAACTCGACAGTTGACAATGCCGCTCTGCATGAACCTATCGCGTGGTTCATTGTTTGCATTGCTATGGCGAACGGTAACATCAGATGAAGTTCGCTATACCCTTAACCGAGATACACAGGGCTGCTCCGAACTGTACCAGACAGACAGTTTGGTGCAAAACAGCGCTTCCAAATTCCGCTGATAATGCTATCCATAGATGGACAAGAACCTGTAGCCCAAATCAGATGAAGTACAACACAGTCAGTCTGGCTACGTACGACCCACAGGTTCAAACACAGCTCTCTGCGATGCTGAGAGTTGTTCATCAGCGGTGTCCACGGCCTCCGCTATCATAACACGGAGTGGCCGTCAACGGTATTCTTGAGGTCCGTGCCATCTACATTTTCGAATGTCGATCTTCCAATCAGTGGAGCCCACTCACCAATCGCATCACAGGACAAACATCTTGTTACCCTTCGAGCGCCGAGGCTTACAGTGGCTCATTTTCATCGAAAAAGTCCCAACAttgagaagagaaaagtgCGCCTCTTTTCTGCCTGCTTAGAAACCCCTGGTTCATAACACGCCACAAGTAAAGGTAACAGACCAATAGACAACATCCGGGGTCACGGACTTTCCCAAAACCCAGCTTAGGATTGCGTGAGTTGGTGAAACCGATTTGGAATCAGATAGCTCTTTCCCGACCCCACCTCCGAGGCACCTCCAACGGGGAATATATTTGTTTGGTCCCTCTCTCCATCAACTTCTCTCATGATGTTTCTTCTCACCTCACGTCGTACAACATCTCACATACTATCTCTATCGAGAGCTATAGAGCCTATTTTATCCGTTTCTCATCCGACTCATCGTTTACCTCTACCCTATCACCTGAACAGATCCGTTCAACCTAATAAATACTTCGGCAAAATGGCTTCCGCAGCAACCATCTATGACTTCAAGCCCTTGGACAGCAtgtctcccctcccctccccccccctcccacatcccCCAACTAACCCCCATTATAGGCAAGGGCCAAGAAtaccccctctccaacttcAAAGACAAAGTAATCCTCATTGTCAACGTCGCCTCCAAGTGCGGCTTCACCTCACAGTATGCTGGTCTTGAGGAGCTCTACAAAAACATCACCGCCAAGCACCCAGACCAGTTCGTCATCCTTGGCTTCCCCTGCAACCAGTTCGGCGGCCAGGAACCCGACGCCGAGGCGGAAATCGTCGCCTTTTGCGAGCGCAACTTTGGCGTCACCTTTCCCATTATGCAAAAGATTGAGGTGAATGGTGACAATGCCCACCCCTTGTTCGAGTGGCTCAAGGAGCAAAAGTCTGGCCTCCTCGGGCTCAAGAGGATCAAGTGGAACTTTGAGAAGTTTTTGATTGGCAAGGACGGCCAGGTTAAGGGGAGATGGGCTAGTGTGACGGGCCCGGCTTctctggagaaggagatctTGGCTGAGTTGGAGAAGTAAACAATGAGCGGTTttgatgttttttttctgtcAGGATCCAGGGGTATGTTGCTTTTTGGATAAGAGGGCTTTGGAGAGGGAACTGCGAGCTTGGAT encodes the following:
- a CDS encoding uncharacterized protein (COG:E; EggNog:ENOG503NU73), whose amino-acid sequence is MEEQQKRNIVIIGGGIIGCTTAYFLTRHPKFNPNLHTITLLEATAIAAGASGKAGGLLALWAYPQSLVPLSYRLHKALAEEHNGAERWGYRRVGCGSITATVTRDDLLARTKTNLTPSSPVKGEQNGNGVATNSQNNDALPIQSSVAGDPAQGDKESDWQKLPKQDEDATTLLKPSVLPQDLDWFDSTVVQHYQEMGQPGATETAQVHPFHFTTSIAALAQQKGVDFRIGAKVTRLKYNSEKTKVIGLQYEDRNSGEVVDLDNVTDVVVSAGPWTGKILPRTKIEGLRAHSVVYEVDVTPYAVFTDIMLPTDFVPEHRARKGQKRKHKRNVDPEVYARPFGEVYACGEPDPSIPLPETADLVQCDEDQCDDLTAYMGTVSPILGSAPIKAKQACYLPRHMRFGTERDPVIGQSYVKGLWIASGHTCWGIQNGPGTGCLMAELILDGEARSADITELEPKKYKV
- the hob3 gene encoding BAR adaptor protein Hob3 (EggNog:ENOG503NV9C; COG:U), which translates into the protein MSWAGFKKNVNRATTQVMMKTGHVEKTNDRDYEVEERRFRTMEAASLRLQKEAKGYLDSLRAMTASQMRIAETIDAFYGEAGAKDGVSRSYKQAVEDLDAETIKALDGPYRTTVLEPISRFCAYFPDVNECIKKRSHKLLDYDALRAKVKKLVEKPDKDVTKLPRAEKEMDMAKAAYEQLNEQLCTELPQLIDLRVPYLDPSFEALVKIQLRFCAEAYSRMAQVQQYLDADTRDQYAEGHLDSRVEQVLQEIRELSISGTV
- a CDS encoding uncharacterized protein (EggNog:ENOG503P4AK; COG:J) is translated as MSVRRILVVGLGNPGEAYRNTYHSAGHIVLNALRNQMADTQPSFKVARHGKKSTEASIGPKYSFLQSPCVMNVTGTWFARAYREHLIDNGLSPAELGVVLVHDDLEEELGVVKIRDWARSHRGHNGIKSVNASLKADPEGKWARVSVGIGRPVERERASVSDYVLSKIPRHARGILEEKGGAGLLAALMDLEKKWEAS
- the GPX2 gene encoding Glutathione peroxidase 2 (EggNog:ENOG503P24F; COG:E), with translation MTSSPWTACKGQEYPLSNFKDKVILIVNVASKCGFTSQYAGLEELYKNITAKHPDQFVILGFPCNQFGGQEPDAEAEIVAFCERNFGVTFPIMQKIEVNGDNAHPLFEWLKEQKSGLLGLKRIKWNFEKFLIGKDGQVKGRWASVTGPASLEKEILAELEK